The Mycolicibacterium smegmatis genome has a window encoding:
- a CDS encoding pyridoxamine 5'-phosphate oxidase family protein, whose amino-acid sequence MTDVSKPSTRVTRLDEKQSTSRERLDDLLDTIPLATVALVRDGHPVAFPIGFGRVGDELVIHGSTGSPWLRALAEGAPAAVSVTALDGVVVARSSFESSFRYRSATLFGTFAVIAEDAKPGYLDALTDRFIPGRTAELRASTRKELAATLALALPIGDDNWSLKLSEGWPDDADDDIAAGGWAGVVPLTTRYGAPLTAPDVPAGTPLPPSVRGMTGDLRNTRAR is encoded by the coding sequence TTGACCGACGTCTCGAAACCATCCACTCGCGTCACGCGTCTCGATGAGAAGCAGAGCACGTCGCGCGAACGGCTGGACGATCTGCTCGACACCATCCCGCTGGCCACCGTCGCACTGGTGCGCGACGGTCATCCCGTCGCGTTCCCGATCGGATTCGGCAGGGTCGGCGACGAATTGGTGATCCACGGCTCCACCGGATCACCGTGGCTGCGCGCACTCGCCGAGGGTGCGCCCGCCGCGGTGTCGGTGACCGCGCTCGACGGTGTGGTGGTGGCGCGCAGCAGTTTCGAATCGTCGTTCCGCTACCGCAGCGCGACGCTGTTCGGCACGTTCGCGGTGATCGCCGAGGACGCCAAACCCGGGTATCTGGACGCGCTGACCGACCGCTTCATCCCGGGCCGCACCGCCGAACTGCGCGCGAGCACGCGCAAGGAACTCGCGGCGACGCTCGCGTTGGCACTCCCGATCGGCGACGACAACTGGTCGCTCAAGCTCAGCGAGGGGTGGCCCGACGACGCCGACGACGACATCGCGGCCGGCGGGTGGGCCGGCGTCGTCCCGCTGACGACGCGGTACGGTGCGCCGCTCACCGCCCCGGACGTCCCTGCCGGAACCCCGCTGCCGCCGTCGGTGCGCGGCATGACCGGCGATCTGCGCAACACGCGCGCACGGTAG
- a CDS encoding LLM class flavin-dependent oxidoreductase: MTLPVMEPQLDAATLRAWAHVIDGGPFSSLCWGERIAFDNPDSLTLLGALAAWTDRVRLVTTVIVPQLHDPVALAKALATGDMLSGGRLTVGLGIGGREEDYRAVGADLSAQNRKGLADAVAVMKRVWAGEKVTESVLPVGPPPAQTGGPPLHIGTIGPKTVRDAAAWADGVAGTTLDLDLGKQAELFQIARSAWAQEGKPKPHLATSFWFALGEPEVARAQVHRHLLRYMNWIPAEYVDAMAPTTGWAGTEDDLVELLGKFEDIGTDEIHLIPTSANIDQLRRVAEAVQNFA, encoded by the coding sequence ATGACCCTGCCGGTCATGGAACCACAGTTGGATGCGGCCACACTGCGGGCGTGGGCACACGTCATCGACGGTGGCCCGTTCTCGTCGTTGTGCTGGGGCGAACGCATCGCGTTCGACAATCCGGACAGCCTGACCCTGCTGGGAGCGCTCGCGGCGTGGACCGACCGCGTGCGGCTGGTGACCACGGTGATCGTCCCGCAACTGCACGATCCGGTGGCGCTCGCGAAGGCCCTGGCCACCGGCGACATGCTCAGCGGCGGCAGGCTGACCGTCGGCCTCGGCATCGGCGGGCGCGAAGAGGACTACCGAGCCGTGGGCGCCGACCTGTCGGCGCAGAACCGCAAGGGGCTCGCGGACGCGGTCGCGGTGATGAAGCGCGTGTGGGCCGGCGAGAAGGTCACCGAATCGGTGCTGCCGGTCGGACCGCCACCAGCGCAGACCGGCGGACCGCCGCTGCACATCGGCACCATAGGCCCGAAGACCGTGCGCGACGCCGCGGCATGGGCCGACGGTGTCGCGGGCACCACGCTGGACCTCGACCTCGGCAAGCAGGCCGAGCTGTTCCAGATCGCGAGGTCGGCCTGGGCGCAGGAGGGCAAGCCGAAACCGCATCTGGCGACGTCGTTCTGGTTCGCGCTCGGCGAGCCCGAGGTGGCCCGCGCCCAGGTCCACCGGCATCTGCTCCGCTACATGAACTGGATCCCGGCCGAGTACGTCGACGCCATGGCGCCCACCACCGGGTGGGCGGGCACCGAGGACGATCTGGTCGAGCTGCTCGGCAAGTTCGAGGACATCGGCACCGACGAGATCCACCTGATCCCGACGAGCGCCAACATCGATCAGCTGCGCCGGGTGGCCGAGGCGGTACAGAATTTCGCATGA
- a CDS encoding response regulator transcription factor, with amino-acid sequence MRIVIAEDSALLRAGIERILADAGHDVIAGVPDATNLLNLVNEHRPDLAILDVRMPPTFTDEGIRAAALLRKQNPESPVLVLSHYVEERYASDLIASDTKGFGYLLKDRVADVPAFLDAVEVVGRGGTVLDPEVVSQILVRSHRRSALDQLTPREHDVLQLMAEGKTNSAIASALHISIGSAEKHIASIFTKLDLAPDESENRRVLAVLRFLET; translated from the coding sequence ATGCGGATCGTGATCGCAGAGGATTCGGCGCTGCTGCGCGCCGGTATCGAACGGATACTCGCCGACGCCGGTCACGACGTGATCGCGGGGGTGCCCGACGCGACGAACCTGCTGAACCTGGTCAACGAGCATCGGCCCGACCTGGCGATCCTCGACGTGCGCATGCCGCCGACGTTCACCGACGAGGGCATCCGGGCCGCCGCACTGTTGCGCAAACAGAATCCTGAATCCCCCGTGCTGGTGCTGTCGCATTACGTCGAAGAGCGTTATGCCTCCGACCTGATCGCCTCGGACACAAAGGGTTTCGGTTATCTGCTCAAAGACCGGGTGGCCGACGTGCCAGCGTTCCTCGACGCCGTCGAGGTGGTGGGGCGCGGCGGAACGGTGCTCGACCCAGAGGTGGTGAGTCAGATCTTGGTCCGTTCCCATCGACGTAGCGCGCTGGACCAACTGACCCCGCGCGAACACGACGTCCTGCAACTCATGGCCGAGGGCAAGACCAACTCGGCGATCGCCTCGGCCCTGCACATCTCGATCGGCTCCGCCGAGAAACACATCGCATCGATCTTCACCAAGCTCGACCTGGCCCCCGACGAGAGCGAGAACCGCCGCGTGCTGGCGGTCCTGCGCTTCCTCGAGACCTAG
- a CDS encoding 3'(2'),5'-bisphosphate nucleotidase CysQ: MNDHELAARLATRAGDLLLDVRADFADAPAQDRKAAGDKQSHDFLMAELARQRPGDAVLSEEGVDDPARLDAERVWIVDPLDGTREFSELGREDWAVHVALWQAGELVAGAVALPAQNMTLSTPEVAGPLPLEGPPRVVVSRTRPPAIALAVRDALDGTLVEMGSAGAKVAAVIRGHADVYVHAGGQYEWDSAAPVAVARAAGMHTSRIDGSPLRYNARDPRLPDLIVCRPELAEQVLAVTRS; this comes from the coding sequence GTGAACGACCACGAGCTGGCCGCCCGGCTCGCGACCCGCGCCGGGGACCTGCTGCTCGACGTGCGTGCCGATTTCGCCGACGCGCCGGCGCAGGACCGTAAGGCCGCGGGCGACAAGCAGTCCCACGATTTCCTCATGGCCGAGCTGGCCAGGCAGCGCCCCGGTGACGCGGTGCTGTCCGAGGAGGGTGTCGACGATCCCGCGCGGCTGGACGCCGAGCGGGTGTGGATCGTCGACCCGCTCGACGGCACACGCGAGTTCTCCGAACTCGGCCGCGAGGACTGGGCCGTGCACGTGGCGCTGTGGCAAGCGGGGGAGCTGGTCGCGGGGGCGGTCGCGCTGCCCGCGCAGAACATGACGCTGTCCACACCCGAGGTGGCCGGCCCGCTGCCGCTCGAAGGGCCGCCGCGCGTCGTGGTGTCACGTACCAGGCCGCCGGCGATCGCGCTGGCGGTGCGCGACGCGCTCGACGGCACGCTGGTCGAAATGGGTTCGGCGGGAGCCAAAGTCGCCGCCGTCATCCGCGGGCACGCCGACGTGTACGTGCACGCGGGCGGCCAGTACGAGTGGGATTCGGCGGCGCCCGTCGCCGTGGCCCGCGCGGCGGGTATGCACACCTCGCGCATCGACGGGTCGCCGCTGCGTTACAACGCCCGCGATCCCAGGCTGCCCGATCTGATCGTGTGCCGCCCCGAACTGGCCGAGCAGGTACTGGCGGTCACGCGGTCCTGA
- a CDS encoding GNAT family N-acetyltransferase: protein MLHVPTLTGPRVRLREPVPDDAEALYTRVASDPEVTRYLSWKPHADVAETRRVITTLFNIGSEESWLIEADGEVVGLCGRRRPQAHEVELGYCLGRPWWRRGLMSEAMSVLIDDTERDPRVYRISAYCHVDNAGSAGVLRHCGLTLEGRLVRYSVFPNLGNEPQDVLMFGKAVR, encoded by the coding sequence ATGCTGCACGTCCCGACGCTGACCGGCCCGCGTGTGCGCCTGCGCGAACCCGTGCCCGATGACGCCGAGGCCCTGTACACGCGGGTAGCGTCAGATCCCGAGGTCACGCGGTACCTGTCCTGGAAACCTCATGCGGATGTGGCGGAAACGCGCCGTGTCATCACGACGTTGTTCAACATCGGATCCGAGGAGTCGTGGCTGATCGAGGCCGATGGTGAGGTGGTGGGGTTGTGTGGCAGGCGCCGGCCGCAGGCACACGAGGTCGAACTGGGCTACTGTCTGGGGCGGCCCTGGTGGCGGCGCGGACTCATGTCCGAGGCGATGTCGGTGCTGATCGACGACACCGAGCGCGATCCGCGCGTGTATCGGATCTCGGCGTACTGCCATGTGGACAACGCGGGTTCTGCCGGCGTGCTGCGGCACTGCGGCCTGACCCTGGAGGGCCGCCTCGTGCGGTACAGCGTGTTCCCCAACCTCGGCAATGAACCCCAGGATGTGTTGATGTTCGGAAAGGCGGTGCGGTGA
- a CDS encoding sensor histidine kinase, translated as MAAISATVTRPRNIGVVPAASMVTGAAIATVWFWIPLAIMIIGVSSIPSVIGFLLAGVVFIYLMRGVEWVERARSEAVFALNISIPPRPRTHHSGFQGWAHQLWLDVSCTRFWKGVAHHYLRMIYDLLAAGIAFALLAFAFIGPAASMAIRDSDDDAGLVFLSPPIAWLLAVIAVAAAAAILVFAPALDAAIDRWLLSPSPTAALQHRVNALADAREGAVSSAQTERHRIERDLHDSVQPRLVSLAMTIGLAQTKLDSDLPAAKELIAEAHDEAKNALVELRNVVRGIAPTILADRGLDAALSSVAQRAQNSGVPTTLDVHLPHRLPDEVESVAYFVAAEALTNVIRHAQANQAVVTVRLDEPSATLHVSVFDDGKGGARIESDANATGLRGLAERVRAAGGTFDVSSPATGPTIVTAVLPCGS; from the coding sequence ATGGCTGCAATCAGCGCAACCGTGACAAGACCACGCAACATCGGTGTGGTGCCGGCCGCCTCCATGGTCACCGGCGCCGCGATAGCGACGGTGTGGTTCTGGATACCGTTGGCAATAATGATCATTGGCGTTTCATCGATACCTTCGGTGATCGGCTTCCTGCTCGCGGGCGTGGTGTTCATCTACCTCATGCGCGGCGTCGAGTGGGTGGAACGCGCCCGCAGCGAGGCGGTTTTCGCCCTCAACATCAGCATTCCGCCGCGTCCGCGCACGCACCACAGCGGTTTCCAGGGCTGGGCGCACCAGCTGTGGCTCGACGTCAGCTGCACCCGGTTCTGGAAGGGCGTGGCGCACCACTACCTGCGGATGATCTACGACCTGCTGGCGGCCGGAATCGCGTTCGCGTTGCTCGCGTTCGCGTTCATCGGCCCGGCCGCGTCCATGGCCATCCGCGACAGCGACGACGACGCGGGACTGGTGTTCCTCTCACCGCCGATCGCGTGGCTCCTGGCGGTCATCGCGGTCGCCGCGGCCGCGGCCATCCTGGTGTTCGCGCCCGCGCTCGACGCGGCGATCGACCGGTGGCTGCTCTCACCGTCGCCCACGGCGGCCCTTCAGCACCGGGTCAACGCGCTCGCCGACGCGCGGGAGGGCGCGGTCTCGTCGGCGCAGACCGAGCGCCACCGCATCGAGCGCGACCTCCACGACAGCGTGCAACCACGCCTGGTGTCGCTGGCCATGACCATCGGCCTGGCGCAGACCAAGCTGGATTCGGACCTGCCCGCGGCCAAGGAGCTGATCGCCGAGGCACACGACGAGGCCAAGAACGCGCTGGTGGAGTTGCGCAACGTCGTGCGCGGCATCGCCCCGACGATCCTGGCCGACCGCGGCCTGGACGCAGCCTTGTCGTCGGTGGCGCAGCGCGCGCAGAACTCCGGTGTGCCAACCACATTGGACGTGCATCTACCGCACCGGCTGCCCGACGAGGTGGAGTCCGTCGCGTACTTCGTGGCGGCCGAGGCGCTCACCAACGTGATCAGGCACGCCCAGGCCAACCAGGCCGTGGTGACCGTGCGTCTCGACGAACCGAGCGCGACGCTGCACGTCTCGGTGTTCGACGACGGCAAGGGCGGCGCGCGCATCGAATCGGACGCCAACGCGACCGGCCTGCGCGGGCTCGCCGAACGTGTGCGTGCGGCAGGCGGAACCTTCGACGTGTCCAGCCCGGCGACCGGGCCGACGATCGTGACGGCGGTGCTGCCATGCGGATCGTGA
- the cysN gene encoding sulfate adenylyltransferase subunit CysN, protein MSANTTLLRLATAGSVDDGKSTLIGRLLYDSKAVMEDQLAAVERTSKERGHDYTDLALVTDGLRAEREQGITIDVAYRYFATAKRKFIIADTPGHIQYTRNMVTGTSTAQLAIVLVDARNGLLEQSRRHAFLASLLGIRHIVLAVNKMDLIGWDQERFEAIRDEFHTFAARLDVHDVTAIPLSALQGDNVVTKSDKTPWYEGPALLAHLEDVYIAGDRNLVDVRFPVQYVIRPQTLDHADHRSYAGTVASGVMRPGDEIVVLPSGKSSRITEIAGPSGPVDEAFPPMAVSISLADDIDISRGDMIARPGNQPRVTQDFDATVCWMADDASLEPGREYLIKHTTRTTRAKVVDLDYRLDVNTLHRDKSATALKLNELGRISLRTRTPLLLDEYSRNPATGSFILIDPHTNGTVGAGMVLRDARNESASPNTVRHENLITAEDRLTRGRTVWFTGLSGSGKSSVAMLVEQKLLGKGVPAYVLDGDNLRHGLNADLGFSMADRAENLRRLAHVASLLADSGQIVLVPAISPLEEHRELARRVSTESGVEFFEVFCDTPLADCEARDPKGLYAKARAGEITHFTGIDSPYQRPKHPDLRLTPEHSLDELADMVIEMLETRR, encoded by the coding sequence ATGAGCGCCAACACGACTCTGCTGCGGCTTGCGACGGCGGGTTCGGTCGACGACGGCAAGTCCACGCTGATCGGCCGGCTGCTGTACGACTCGAAGGCCGTCATGGAGGATCAGCTCGCGGCCGTCGAGCGCACCTCCAAGGAACGCGGGCACGACTACACCGATCTGGCGCTGGTCACCGACGGTCTGCGCGCCGAGCGCGAGCAGGGCATCACGATCGACGTCGCCTACCGCTACTTCGCCACGGCCAAGCGGAAATTCATCATCGCCGACACCCCGGGCCACATCCAGTACACCCGCAACATGGTCACCGGCACGTCCACCGCACAGCTGGCGATCGTACTGGTCGACGCCCGCAACGGCCTGCTCGAACAGTCGCGCAGGCACGCGTTCCTGGCGTCGCTGCTGGGCATCCGGCACATCGTGCTGGCCGTCAACAAGATGGACCTCATCGGCTGGGACCAGGAGCGCTTCGAGGCGATCCGCGACGAATTCCACACATTCGCAGCGCGTTTGGACGTCCACGACGTCACCGCCATCCCGCTGTCGGCGCTGCAGGGCGACAACGTCGTCACCAAGAGTGACAAGACCCCGTGGTACGAGGGCCCGGCCCTGCTGGCCCACCTCGAAGACGTCTACATCGCCGGTGACCGCAACCTGGTCGACGTGCGGTTCCCCGTGCAGTACGTGATCCGGCCCCAGACGCTCGACCACGCCGACCACCGCAGCTACGCGGGCACCGTCGCCAGCGGCGTCATGCGCCCGGGTGACGAGATCGTGGTGCTGCCCAGCGGCAAGTCCAGCCGCATCACCGAGATCGCCGGTCCCAGTGGGCCGGTCGACGAGGCGTTCCCGCCGATGGCGGTGTCGATCAGCCTGGCCGACGACATCGACATCAGCCGCGGCGACATGATCGCCCGGCCGGGCAACCAGCCCCGCGTCACGCAGGACTTCGACGCCACGGTGTGCTGGATGGCCGACGACGCATCGCTCGAACCGGGCCGCGAGTACCTGATCAAGCACACCACGCGCACCACGCGCGCCAAGGTGGTCGATCTGGACTACCGCCTCGACGTCAACACGCTGCACCGCGACAAGTCCGCGACCGCGCTCAAACTCAACGAGCTGGGCCGGATCTCACTGCGCACGCGCACGCCGCTGCTGCTCGACGAGTACAGCCGCAACCCCGCGACGGGCTCGTTCATCCTGATAGATCCGCACACCAACGGCACCGTGGGTGCGGGCATGGTGCTGCGCGACGCCCGCAACGAATCCGCGAGCCCCAACACCGTGCGCCACGAGAACCTGATCACCGCCGAGGACCGGCTGACCCGCGGGCGCACCGTGTGGTTCACCGGCCTTTCGGGTTCGGGCAAGTCGTCGGTCGCGATGCTCGTCGAGCAGAAGCTGCTGGGCAAGGGTGTCCCGGCGTACGTGCTGGACGGCGACAACCTGCGCCACGGCCTCAACGCCGATCTGGGCTTCTCGATGGCCGACCGCGCCGAGAACCTGCGCCGCCTGGCGCACGTCGCGTCGCTGCTCGCCGATTCCGGGCAGATCGTGCTGGTGCCTGCCATCAGCCCGCTCGAGGAGCACCGCGAACTGGCGCGGCGGGTGTCCACCGAGAGCGGTGTCGAGTTCTTCGAGGTCTTCTGCGACACGCCGCTGGCCGATTGCGAGGCACGCGATCCCAAGGGCCTGTACGCCAAGGCCCGCGCCGGTGAGATCACGCATTTCACCGGTATCGACAGCCCGTACCAGCGGCCCAAGCATCCCGATCTGCGGCTCACGCCCGAGCATTCGCTCGACGAGTTGGCCGATATGGTGATCGAGATGCTGGAGACCCGTAGGTGA
- a CDS encoding nitronate monooxygenase: MGDFDLRGLTRPVIVAPMAGGPSTPALAAAGSNAGGLGFIAAGYLTADALAERIKATRELTSEPIGVNLFAPQPSAGTPEQIAAYAQALAGEAERYGVALGEPRYDDDAWAAKLDVVADLRPEVVSFTFGLPDDDEVKRLRQAGITTVATVTSYDEAEQADGRGVDALAVQGPNAGGHRGTFDPAAAPATQSLEELLDDVVAAMDMPVIAAGGLVTADDVAGVLAAGAVAAQLGTAFLLAEEAGSSDVHRAALQNPEFTETVVTRAFSGRYARGLRNRFVVDHEAQAPFGYPEVHYLTSPVRKASVAAGDPHATNIWAGTGFRAIGPGTVAEIMGRLVP; the protein is encoded by the coding sequence ATGGGTGATTTCGATCTGCGGGGGCTGACGAGGCCGGTGATCGTCGCGCCGATGGCGGGTGGCCCGTCGACGCCTGCGCTGGCGGCCGCGGGCAGCAACGCCGGCGGCCTCGGGTTCATCGCCGCGGGGTACCTGACCGCCGACGCGCTGGCCGAACGCATCAAGGCCACACGTGAACTCACCTCGGAGCCGATCGGTGTGAATCTTTTTGCACCGCAACCGAGTGCGGGTACACCCGAGCAGATCGCGGCCTACGCGCAGGCACTGGCGGGTGAGGCCGAGCGCTACGGCGTCGCACTCGGTGAGCCGCGCTATGACGACGACGCCTGGGCCGCCAAGCTCGACGTGGTGGCAGATCTGCGGCCCGAGGTCGTGTCGTTCACGTTCGGCTTGCCCGACGACGACGAGGTCAAGCGCCTGCGCCAGGCCGGCATCACCACGGTCGCCACCGTGACCAGCTACGACGAGGCCGAGCAGGCCGATGGCCGTGGCGTCGACGCGCTGGCCGTGCAGGGGCCGAACGCGGGTGGGCACCGCGGCACGTTCGACCCCGCCGCGGCGCCGGCCACCCAGTCGCTGGAGGAACTGCTCGACGATGTGGTCGCGGCGATGGACATGCCGGTGATCGCCGCGGGCGGTCTGGTGACCGCGGACGATGTGGCCGGTGTACTGGCCGCGGGAGCCGTTGCCGCGCAACTGGGTACGGCGTTCCTGCTGGCCGAGGAGGCCGGTAGCAGCGACGTGCACCGCGCCGCGCTGCAGAACCCTGAATTCACCGAAACCGTGGTCACACGGGCGTTTTCGGGTCGCTACGCCCGCGGGCTGCGCAACCGCTTCGTCGTCGACCACGAGGCGCAGGCCCCGTTCGGCTACCCGGAGGTCCACTACCTGACCAGCCCGGTGCGCAAGGCGTCGGTGGCGGCGGGTGATCCGCACGCCACCAACATCTGGGCGGGCACCGGGTTCCGGGCCATCGGGCCCGGAACCGTCGCCGAGATCATGGGCCGGCTGGTCCCGTGA
- a CDS encoding Rrf2 family transcriptional regulator, protein MRMSAKAEYAVRAMVQLATVSDGELLKTDDLARAQGIPAQFLVDILSDLRTDRLVRSHRGRDGGYALARPADAISIADVLRCIDGPLASVRDIGLGDLPYSGPTAALTDVWRALRASMRSVLEETSLSDVAAGALPAHVVKLADVYRAQEEQRGHG, encoded by the coding sequence ATGCGGATGTCGGCGAAGGCGGAGTATGCCGTCCGCGCCATGGTTCAGTTGGCCACCGTCAGCGACGGCGAACTGCTGAAAACCGACGATCTGGCCAGGGCCCAGGGCATCCCCGCACAGTTCCTCGTCGACATCCTGTCCGACCTGCGCACCGATCGGCTGGTGCGCAGCCACCGCGGCCGCGACGGCGGATACGCGCTGGCGCGGCCTGCCGACGCGATCAGCATCGCCGACGTGCTGCGTTGCATCGACGGTCCGCTGGCCAGCGTGCGCGACATCGGGCTCGGCGACCTGCCGTATTCCGGGCCGACGGCCGCGCTGACGGATGTGTGGCGGGCCCTGCGCGCCAGCATGCGCTCGGTGCTGGAGGAGACCAGTCTTTCCGACGTGGCGGCCGGGGCGTTGCCTGCCCACGTCGTGAAACTGGCCGACGTCTACCGCGCTCAGGAAGAACAGCGCGGCCACGGCTGA
- the cysD gene encoding sulfate adenylyltransferase subunit CysD, with amino-acid sequence MTAVDSAPAQTRTGQYELSHLRALEAEAIHIIREVAAEFERPVLLFSGGKDSIVMLHLAIKAFAPGRLPFPVMHVDTGHNFEEVIATRDALVEKHGLRLVVASVQDDIDAGRVVDNGPSRNPLQTVTLLRGIRENKFDAAFGGARRDEEKARAKERVFSFRDEFGQWDPKAQRPELWNIYNGRHRKGEHIRVFPLSNWTEYDIWAYIGAEDITLPSIYYAHQRKVFGRDGMLLAVHEFMQPRDGEEVFETSVRFRTVGDVTCTGCVESTAATVEQVIAETAVSRLTERGATRADDRISEAGMEDRKREGYF; translated from the coding sequence ATGACCGCAGTCGACAGCGCCCCAGCGCAGACCCGCACCGGTCAGTACGAGCTGAGCCACCTGCGGGCCCTGGAAGCCGAGGCCATCCACATCATCCGTGAGGTGGCCGCCGAGTTCGAGCGTCCCGTGCTGCTGTTCTCCGGCGGCAAGGACTCGATCGTGATGCTGCACCTGGCGATCAAGGCGTTCGCACCCGGTCGCCTGCCGTTCCCGGTCATGCACGTCGACACGGGCCACAACTTCGAAGAGGTCATCGCCACCCGCGACGCGCTGGTGGAGAAGCACGGCCTGCGTCTGGTGGTCGCCAGCGTGCAGGACGACATCGACGCCGGACGCGTGGTGGACAACGGCCCGTCGCGCAACCCGCTGCAGACCGTGACGCTGCTGCGCGGCATCCGTGAGAACAAGTTCGACGCCGCGTTCGGCGGCGCGCGCCGCGACGAGGAGAAGGCCCGCGCCAAGGAGCGCGTGTTCAGCTTCCGCGACGAGTTCGGCCAGTGGGACCCCAAGGCCCAGCGCCCCGAACTGTGGAACATCTACAACGGCCGCCACCGCAAGGGGGAGCACATCCGCGTGTTCCCGCTGTCCAACTGGACCGAGTACGACATCTGGGCCTACATCGGCGCCGAGGACATCACGCTCCCTTCCATCTACTACGCGCACCAGCGCAAGGTGTTCGGACGCGACGGCATGCTGCTCGCCGTCCACGAGTTCATGCAGCCCCGCGACGGCGAAGAGGTCTTCGAGACCTCCGTGCGGTTCCGCACCGTCGGTGACGTCACCTGCACGGGTTGCGTCGAGTCCACCGCGGCCACCGTCGAACAGGTCATCGCCGAGACCGCGGTGTCGCGGCTGACCGAGCGCGGCGCGACCCGCGCCGACGACCGCATCTCCGAGGCCGGCATGGAAGACCGCAAGCGCGAGGGGTATTTCTGA
- a CDS encoding cysteine hydrolase family protein, whose amino-acid sequence MTRPTLREISSLPAEPVRLADSALVLIDCQNTYTRGVMELEGVQAALDATAELLDRARTAGIPIIHIQHDSGPGSPYDVREEIGAIVDSVAPRGDEPVVVKNFPNSFVQTDLQERLQAVSASNLVLAGFMTHMCVNSTARGAFNLGFAPTVVAAATATRSLPGPDGNLVPASAMQSASLAAIADLFAVVVPDVGSIPD is encoded by the coding sequence GTGACCCGACCCACACTGCGTGAGATCTCCAGCCTGCCCGCCGAGCCGGTGCGCCTCGCGGACTCGGCGCTGGTGCTGATCGACTGCCAGAACACCTACACCCGGGGTGTCATGGAGCTCGAGGGCGTGCAGGCCGCGCTCGACGCGACGGCCGAACTGCTCGACCGCGCCCGCACCGCGGGAATCCCGATCATCCACATCCAGCACGATTCAGGACCGGGTTCGCCGTACGACGTCCGTGAGGAGATCGGCGCGATCGTCGACTCGGTGGCGCCGCGCGGCGACGAGCCCGTGGTGGTCAAGAACTTCCCGAACTCGTTCGTGCAGACCGATCTTCAGGAGCGCCTGCAGGCCGTGAGCGCCTCGAACCTGGTGCTGGCCGGGTTCATGACGCATATGTGCGTCAACTCCACGGCGCGCGGCGCGTTCAACCTCGGGTTCGCCCCGACCGTGGTGGCCGCAGCGACCGCGACGCGTTCGCTGCCCGGCCCCGACGGCAATCTGGTTCCCGCCTCGGCCATGCAGTCGGCGAGCCTGGCGGCCATCGCCGATCTGTTCGCCGTCGTCGTCCCGGACGTGGGAAGCATCCCGGATTGA
- a CDS encoding VOC family protein — protein MAIAFNHTIVAARDRRESATFLTELFGLPEPKEFGHFLAVALEHGVTLDYAQVGESEEIRPQHYAFLVSEDDFDAIYGKIRDRNLPHWADPRGSRPGEINHNDGGRGVYFQDPSGHYLEIITRPYGG, from the coding sequence ATGGCCATAGCGTTCAACCACACCATCGTCGCCGCCAGGGATCGGCGGGAATCCGCCACGTTTCTCACCGAACTGTTCGGGCTTCCCGAACCGAAGGAGTTCGGCCATTTCCTGGCCGTCGCACTCGAACACGGCGTCACCCTCGACTACGCGCAGGTCGGCGAGAGTGAGGAGATCCGGCCGCAGCACTACGCATTTCTGGTGTCCGAGGACGACTTCGACGCGATCTACGGCAAGATCCGCGACCGGAACCTGCCGCACTGGGCCGATCCGCGCGGCAGCAGGCCCGGCGAGATCAACCACAACGACGGCGGACGCGGCGTGTACTTCCAGGACCCGTCCGGGCACTATCTGGAGATCATCACGCGCCCGTACGGCGGCTGA